cgctccctcccacccagtcactgtggctgtgtccctgggcaagacacttcactcACCTTGCCTGCAGTGCTGCCCATGCTGGTGTATGAAtgccaatgaatgtttggtggtggtcggagaggctgtGGGCGTGAACTGGCAgtcacgtttccgtcagactaccccaggtcagctgtgaccacagatgtagattaccactaCCAATGTGtggctgaggagtgaatgaataatggcttcacttcattgtgcatcgctttgggtgccttgaaaagcactatgacatctaatccattattattattattattattaatatcactAATGATGCATTTGGTTtgtattttgattgatttatttttaatcaacacaaatgttttaaacAAAGTAAAAACTTTTATGGATGCTGCTTTGCGTTTGTTTAAGGAATGTCGTAAACAAGCACGCTGACGTGATGTGTTGTCTTTGCATCTCGTCCGTCAGTCAAAAGGCACTCAAGTCGTAAATTGTCCTTCTGACAAAACACCAGTCAAATACATCTCTGTCCCGAGTGTACATAATTAGAGGGCAtgtgaagctttttttttcagcaacaCAAAAGGTCAACAAGACAGTACAGGATGTATGACTAACTTTTGTGACAACTCATCTTACGATTCAGGCTGTCTCGGCCGGCTGGAaattacagaaaatacaaaGTGTCGCAACAAAAACACCTCACTGAGATCTGAATATGCGATGTATATTTCTAACCTTGACTCGCtgtctttgttttctttcatatataaatacatcttaAATAAATACCCAacaaactatgacaggaaaacAGAAGATTGTGCTGCTTTGTAAAAGACAGCTAAAATAAATGACTGTTTTTTCCCACGCTGAAGTTAACACTTACGACACAGAAGGTGTAAaacaaggttaaaaaaaactaaaaaacttTCAGGAATATTTGTAAATGAGATCAATTTCTGCTTTAATCCAGAccccaaaaacaacaattaagaGAGAGGGGATGCAACAGACTCTCATCATgttaagtagggatgtcccgatctcaTCCTCAGGATCGGGATTGGCTGTCAATCTcttgtattttgaagattggataatatcggcttgcGCCACAAGATTGGGCTGATTCGGCTGCTGTATATGCTgagatctacctgctgcacagatcactgctacacctggaggacagcgggagcgctgtgagggtcatgttttttgacttctccagtgccttcaacaccatccagccgtcactactcagagtgaagatggagagtgtgggagtagaccaacacctgactgcatggcttatagactacctcaccaacagaccacagtatgtgaggctccgtcactgtgtgtctgacatggtactctgcagcacaggtgcccctcagggtacggtgctctcccctttcctcttcaccatctacacctcggacttcacacacaactccacacagtgtcacatccagaagttctctgatgacacagccattgttggttgtgtttcagaggggaatgatctggaatacaggacggtcatcagggactttgtcagctggagtgagcttaaccagctgcaactcaacaccagcaagagaaaggagatgatcattaacttccagaggaaaacatctcacttcacaccggtgaacatccagggagcggacatagagttggtagacagctacaaattcctgggtgttcaccttaacaacaaactggactggtccgtcaacacccacgccctctacaagaagggccagagtcgcctccacctgctgaggagactgaggtcctttggtttgtgcaggactcttttacggaccttttatgactctgtggtggcctcagccatcttctatgctgtgggctgctggagagggggcagcacggacagggacaggagcaggatcaataggctgatcaggagagcgagctctgtcctggacggtcctctggactccgtggaggaagtgggggagagaaggatgttggctaagctgacatccatcatggacaacacctctcacccgctacatgacactgtgggttctcttagcagctccttcagcagcagactgttacacccacggtgtaagaaggagaggttccgcaggtccttcataccgaccgctgtcaggctctacaacacctgcaccagctgaaccatgttgtagtcactatgtattctttacttgcgtatcttgcttgctgctgtaacaagtgaatttccccgctgtgggataaataaataaatggtgggcgtggccaccccactggccatctagacatttcaggtatcaacttattgcgcCCCCATGTGAGctatggtctcaccttggccaccacaatcaaacatttctggctccgccatgGCTgacacgggaagtgctgctctaacctgGTTGGTTATACTagggaccatcaataaattactagaGTTTgttaagaaaaatgtcatattttctgaATCACACCAAAAATGGATCTCTAACCTTTTCAAATGGtcagtcctaccctaaaagtattttgcatgcccatttactacaatttgatattttattgggtggacttttattggctcttttattggattCAGGACCTGACACACAGAGGTTTGTTGTTGgtggtcatgctgtggaataaaaaagtacattctttaaatactttggttgcattatttttaatgtgttgAAGGGATATTTGCATAACCATGTTCAAGTCCACACATTcatgtttgttacaaaagcttattattaaaaaaaaaagagaagaaaaagcatcgctaccggatcggatcggcaagactataaaaaaattagATCGGATCGGAAGGCAAAAAACGTGGATCGGAACATCCCTAATGTTATTATTTGAGCACATGCTCTTCTACAGGCACAAGTTCTTCATCCGTCTCAGACCGAAAATTTACAAAGTAAATCACGTGACATTGTTCTCTGTGGGGTTAGGCATaggtgaaatatttcaactggtTATTCTTATTAAGTTTTATAAGGTCCACACTTATTACATTCGCGCTTTTCCACACTGGTGCAAAAGTAAATGCTAAGTGTAAATATGGACGTGCATCAATTGAGACACAGTGACAGAATtccattaaaaaatacaatatccaaaaaatattttgttaaaaacatgaatattgatgaattaattaataattcttGTTCATTGTATTAGGtatttattacacattatgtCGTACATCACGAGTTACCGTGGATCGATCGcaaaaacgtcactttgtagttgtcatgtaacatcagtcagctgacattaagctccgcTCTTGATTCGCTGGTGCACCTCGCGTGGCAAAGATTAAACTGGACAGCAGACGTCTCAAgctgcacacagagatgctactttcatctttattattctggcCATGGATAAACCAACTCGGTGGTAAGATGCCGTTATCTATAACAAAAGCGGTGCGTTCATTTGTaacggctagttatgtagaaaaaaagtcaagtttgATGGCGTTActtcgcgtcctgaactccactatagaaattcGCGTTTTCTAAATTTCTGCCTgtttaaactattatttcatgtataactggaaaatgtgcccattgcaggagcattttcaatatgttgccttgacttcggctgcattgtattttgcataatcattttcatttcctttatatctgtaatgtttgatagcaaattcTAGCACTTGCAGTTAGATAACTGGActtaatacatgaactgtgtgtataatgaacgctacgtagctattttaatAATTGACATACTAGTTAGGTTATATGCAAAACTATTGgggaattatgtgtaatgatCTTTATAGCCATATTAAATATATGGCTATATCtataatgtatattttacatatcatgttgacttgtaacttgcatgctaaAGTCGTGTGCAGCCCTGATCTACATGTACATAAATAATCatgtttataaatatagtaaatatatatctataaatATATGTTGTATGTTTATAATAGGAGGtacatctttgggacttggttattttaaaagtagctcgcaggctgaaaaagtgtgcgtACCCCTGCGTTATGTAGTATGTGTCTCTCGGTACACTGCTGCCACCTATGGAAGACTCGTGTAATGTCATACTGTAGTATGAGCGGCCATTTCCACTCTCAAACTCTATTCCCCACAATTCTTTGAGACGAAAACAAAACGCGCTCATCCAATGAACGCCGAAGACTGTGAATCAATACACGAGGTATGTAAGGTTAAGTAAGTGAAACGCAAGTTTAATTTGCTATTAAAGCACCGTGTTCAAATGTAAATGGAAGTAGAGGCTGTTGTAATGTCGCCTTCCTACCGTCAGGAACGTGTCGTGCGTTTTGCGCCAACCAACCCTACAAACTTCCTGCCGTATTTATTTGCATCGTTAGCCAGCTAGCTGTACAGTATTGAGGCGTATTTACTGCTTATTCCCTTTCAAACGGACTGCTGGGCTCCTCTCCCGAGtggaatgtttttgttaatcacataattttttaaaaataattgtattttaatgGCAAATGACTCATATCGTACTTGTGAAGGCGGGCTTGTGGAACTTCATCCACGGAGAGTTGACTGCAGACACGTACCGTGACTGGCGGTCTGGTTTCTATTGGTTTTATTTCAAATCCACATAATAATAAGCTACGTTGACGTTCCTCGCTGTACTGTATTATCCTGCAGTTGTTTCATTCACCAAAAAAGATAACACGTTTTGCCCTTTAAAGTGGTTGCCATATGCTGATGTTTGATTTTTAGTTTGGCTGAAGTGGACTTGAGTCTTTGAATAGAAAGCAGAAGAGTTCCCAATGAAGTGAATGTTTTTCTGTTTCAGGTGAGCAATGAAACTGACCCGGCGGCTGCCTAAGCTCGCTGTCACACATTGTTGCAGCGCCTAACGAAGCAAAGGTCAACattatcttgtgtgtgtgtgagggtgaCGGCATGTAGCATtttaaccacacacacacacacacacacacacacacacacacacacacacacactattccAACAAGGTTGAAGAGTTGACCAAGTTGTGTTTTCACTTTGCCACATCAGCTGACACAATGGTTGCGGAGGGAACAGCAGAGCAGGAGACTGAGATGGAGCAGAAGGTGCCCGCAGCTCAAGACGTTGGAGGACATGAAAATGCCGCGCTGGAGATGGCGGTCTGTACTTCTGAGGAGCCGGCTGCTTTTAAGCGTCTCCCGGAGGAGGCCGAGGGGCCTCGAAAGTGGATGTGTgccattgtgtttttgtgtttctacGGGTTTATGGCATCCGTCAAGCCGGGGGAACCTTTCATTACGCCGTATCTGCTCAGCACTGAGAAGAACTTCACCAAGCAGCAGGTCAGTAGAGCCCTCAGATTGCACGTACTTTGCCACATACAGTAACACTCTTCTGCCTTACGACTACAGCACCACTTCTGGACAAGAAGCAATTAAGGGTGGAAAATGGATTTATTGATGTGGGCTGCAAGGCAACAGTTGTCTCCGTGTAGTTGAGCCGGGTGACCTTTTTGAAGTAATGATCCATCTTACTGTGGTGAAAGCTCACATTCCTCTTCTGAAAGTGGGTCAGGTTTGAATGTTAGTATTAGGGAATGACTATGACTAACTCTTATTGGAAGGGGAACGTTTGATTTGAACACCAGAACTCTGCaaaaatacagattttttttttgaaagaaatCACATGTTTATTTTGATCATGATTATGTTTGTCATTTCTTTCAACAGTAAAGTTGGTCTTTGGTGGTCTTTCTGCCCGgaagggagggggagggggggtttcTTGATAAAAGTGAACAGAGACTGAAAATATTTCATCCAGTCaaactcttcctgcctgtttggaggcgggacacacgcatgcgcatggaaatatattgattttccagttcattttcatttattgtgcgatGAAGTTATCGTCCACACGCCTGGTGTCCACAAGAACCTGAGTGAAGCTGGCCCCCCCACCCCGCTCAAAACTCTAGTCAAATAGTCTCATATTTTTAGTGCTACGTTTGTtctgctttcatttttgggatacagtcaaacctgtcttagtggccacctttatagaacggccacctgcctatagcggccactaaaaaatcccccgcagcaaatttacatgttatagaccctgtgtatagcagtcacccgtccaacgcggccagcggccacccattttgtctcccttggtcaatatctgactgcatatagcggccaaattaccgactcaagtagaagcttcatgcatgaaaaagttttgtttttcaatcaatgaagccgtcgtgtgtagactttaattactgagtcctagctcagtcacaatcattcacaagatccacacaaacttctttggagcttgctatttcctggtcaaacacgtaactttaagagcatttgcaccaaaacattaccgcaaagtaggctgggaaacaggacgtgctcccagcgacgctacaataaaaaaaaaaaacatacgctagcatgcatgcggcagcgggagcaaaactgagtttggttgtacttaattgaagtattttagaatgtactcacgttatttttcatcaatcctcatccacaaatccatcaaagtcctcatcttctgtattcgacacaaacaaagccgtcttcttttccgttcgctactagtctgttaacttgtcagtgttattcagctccgaagcaaagaaggaaacttctcctgttgcttctgccaactttatttattgaacgcggccaccagacagcagctcagaacacacacacatctctcagcatcgtctctccttcctgcttgcccacaaggcaaaggttaaacaagccccactacatagctgtccagccaatgcctgtaacaagtgacaccgtttatttcctggtgtgcactggtcaatactgtaatgccgcttgttgtggggaaggagagactcacgtcgccgatgcactttaatggctttatgaacagcggagaacactgcaggactttacatccacgccaacataaacacacttcccaactctctccaaactcacagctagcactgagcctagctctcctgctcgggacgcccaccgtcacttcccgtcacttcctgatgaactaaagctgtaatgacactctgccatataaaaagtaaaatattaaaaacaaacgtaagacattactagcacagctttgttctgtgggtggtggatatattcgatcagttattattaagcctctagcttccttttagtaagtaaaaaccttggctatgattgcactacattgtcatgtagacctacaaagtacacttggaagaacaagaggtgaataaatgtattgcaactgatgtgaaactgatgaggggtaggattaaataagctttgcttcttactactcctttttggacatgcaaaattgtgaattgtactatgtgatgtgctactgtttgactcatgcatgttcaggattaaaaccatgaaccatgataataacaagcctagtagtgctgtacaacttttatccgcagtgccatctactggtaaacattattttttttccccttttttcccttttttttttttttcctctactggtcaacattcaaactggatgccaacctgtctatagaggccacctgtctatagcggccacttttgcagactccctctagtggccgctatacacAAGTTTGACTGTCAACCAAAGCTCACCTAGCCTCCGacatgctcagaatgaaaccaaaatagtctcattttttGTGCCACATTAGTGCAGTTAAAATTAATGTTTTGTACAATTAAAATGAACGCTTGTGCTATCAtactttttgagttattaaagaTTTAGTTTGCCAGCGGTTACACAATCAGGTGATGATGTCATCGCCACCCAGCGTTCTCTGCATGGAACCAAAATGgtctcatttttttgtctttgtttgtgctgtttggtccaaataaaataaatttgttttaataatattaattattactTAAAGTGGACGACAGCGAAGTTGGTTACTCACACCAGGTGTCACTCATTGGTACCAGACGAGCCGCAGCAACAACAATAGGATCATTTCCGGGGCGCATAGTAGGATGTGACTTCATCACCGGAGAAGTCTTTTAAACCACAaattcatccattttcctccacttatccgcgtcgtgggggcagcagtctcagtagggaagtccagacttcctggtccctggctacctcttccagttccgctgagttcccaggccagctgtgagacataatccctccagtgtgtcctgggTCTGTCCTGGGACCTTCTCCTGGCTGTGCATACCCAGGAGTCTCTACTCCGAGCTCCTCCCCCTATCTTGTAGGGGGAGTCCAGccactggactccctcgacgccttggctgcgcctagaaattgtgtccatgaaaatgatgaacagaattggtgacaaagggcaaccttggcggaggccaacgttcaccggaaacaggctggacttcctgctggcaatgccaaccaggctcctgctccagttgtacaagacccaatggcacgtagtagcaccaccaatcctgtactccCAGAGtacccccccacaggacaccatgaAGGACACGGGCGAATggcttttccaagtccacaaagcacatgtagaccatatgggcaaactcccaagtacccttgcaagggtgtagagctggtccattGTTCCACGACCacgacgaaaaccacattgcacctcctgtagccgaggttggaACTAACGGTGggacccttctctccagcaccctggaatagacgttcccagggaggctgaggagtatagttggaacacaccctccggtcacccttcttgaataGGGGgtccaccaccccagtctgccaacccagaggtactgttccccaCTTCCACGcagtgttgaagagacgtgtcagccgaGACAGTCCCTCagcatccagagccttgaggaactctGGGTGAAACTCATTGCAATCATCTAGTTATAGCTAATGAACTCATTCCCTGGCCCACTCACCAGCCATCTACAAAGCTTCATGGAcggccactgcaggaagtgatGCTGTAAGACTACTTGACCACCACTTGCTCTTCATGCAACACCTAAAAAATCCTCCCTGCAGAAACAAAGTTGATGACATTTTCCTGGCCTTTCTGCAATTTTAGGTGACCAATGAGATCACACCGGTGCTGACGTACTCCTACATGGCCGTGCTGGTTCCAGCCTTCCTGCTGACCGATCTTCTGCGCTACAAACCAGTTCTGGTCGTCCAGGGTGTCAGTCAGGTGGTTATCTGGCTCATTCTGTTCCTGGGTACCTCGCTCATTCAGATGCAGTTCATGGAATTCTTCTACGGCGTCACGATGGCGTGCCGTGTGGCGTACTCCTCCTACATCTTCTCCCTGGTCACTCCTGGCCTCTACCAGCGCGTGGCCAGCTACTCTCGCTCCTCCGTCCTCTTGGGAGTGTTCACCAGCTCCGTGCTCGGACAGCTTTTCATCTCCGTGGGCAAGATCACGTACACCACCCTCAGCGCTATTTCTTTGGGTTTTGTCAGCTTTGGTCTGGTGCTGTCGCTATGCCTGCCCTGGCCACGGCGCTCCCTGTTCTTCAACCAGGCACGGAAGCAGGAGCACAGAGAGGTGGCGGCACGAGTCGCCAGCAAGGCAGAACTAGACCAGATGAATCCTAAGGGTGGCGGGTTGACCGCCGCCCTGACGCCCTGTTCTGCATCCCGCTGGAAGGATTCCATCTTTGTGCAGATGCTGATGGAGTTGAGAACGGTGGTGTATAGACCCAACCTGCGACTGTGGTCCCTGTGGTGGGTGTTCAACTCCACGGGGTACTACCTGGTGTTGTTCTACGTCCACATCCTGTGGAGCAACTTCTCCATATCCACCGAGAACAAGAACGTTTACAACGGAGGTGTGGAGGCTGCTTCTACCCTACTGAGTAAGATTTCTCCAGCTTCAGTGTACCAACGTGTGTACCGTCTGCAAGTTGATGGTCGTTCTGTTGCAGGCGCTTTGGCCGCCTTCAGCGCAGGCTTTGTGAAAATCCGGTGGAATATCTGGTCAGAGCTGGTCATCGCTGTGATCACGGCCTTGCAGGCTGGCCTTCTGCTGCTGATGGGCATTACCGACAACCTCTGGGTCTGTTACGTGTCCTACGTCCTCTTCAGGGGCTTCCACCAGTTCCTGGTGCCCATTGCCACGTGAGTGCAGATGTATTTGCCCATAAGCCCTTCTAAAACCAGGTCCAGCTAAAATGTTTTGAgcaattgttgctgctgttgggGAAGTCCAGAGCATCTTTGATGGAATAAGTAGGAAGGAGGACAATAAACTGATATCGCCAAGCACTTTATTGCAGATTCCGATATCAGCTGATTTGTTCTGTTCTCGCCTGTCcatcgttgtgtgtgtgtgtctcctcaGTCGCAGCAGTCTCCAccgtgcatgtaaacactgtggaacacacacgcacaacgaTGGACGGGCGAGAGCGCATAGTGATACCAACAGAGAGGAAGTAACAGCGAGCGACTGAGAGGTTTGACTCTTTTGGtagcaacggttttgtgatgcaaatgtatcactcttttgaacgcatgttgttttcagaagccaaactcttaagtaaccccagcaactaacgAACTAGGCTCCTCCTTACTGAAATCcgtccagaactctgctcacggaACAAAATGGGTGGGGAGCCAGAGGGGTCCAGTCACTGCTGATGCGGATGTCATACAAcaccatgtcaaaaaatccaaactatctctTTAATAAATTGACAAATAAGAATCAAATGAAGAATGCTGGAAACATCTGTATCCGCACAAAAACAGCCTctgaaataaaatagtccattctctttttgaaatgagtatagaaaaagtgaaatatgctAAACAGATGCTAAACATGGTCTATACCGTCTTTTCCGCTGTTGGCGCTTCACTCCCGCTATGCAGCCTCTCCTACCCCGTATCTCCGCTCGCTCAGTGTAGCGAAGGCGTGTGTGGCTCAAAGCTAACAGCTGCTCCCGAGTGTAAACGATGTCCAGTCTACAGTATTTGGATATGAACGACATGCTTGCTTTTGATATCGTGTTTAAAGGAAATCTCGATATTTGAAAGCTGGTCTATGCTCCTGTGTAGTCACTATGCCGT
Above is a genomic segment from Dunckerocampus dactyliophorus isolate RoL2022-P2 chromosome 1, RoL_Ddac_1.1, whole genome shotgun sequence containing:
- the slc19a1 gene encoding reduced folate transporter isoform X1 — its product is MVAEGTAEQETEMEQKVPAAQDVGGHENAALEMAVCTSEEPAAFKRLPEEAEGPRKWMCAIVFLCFYGFMASVKPGEPFITPYLLSTEKNFTKQQVTNEITPVLTYSYMAVLVPAFLLTDLLRYKPVLVVQGVSQVVIWLILFLGTSLIQMQFMEFFYGVTMACRVAYSSYIFSLVTPGLYQRVASYSRSSVLLGVFTSSVLGQLFISVGKITYTTLSAISLGFVSFGLVLSLCLPWPRRSLFFNQARKQEHREVAARVASKAELDQMNPKGGGLTAALTPCSASRWKDSIFVQMLMELRTVVYRPNLRLWSLWWVFNSTGYYLVLFYVHILWSNFSISTENKNVYNGGVEAASTLLSALAAFSAGFVKIRWNIWSELVIAVITALQAGLLLLMGITDNLWVCYVSYVLFRGFHQFLVPIATFQIASSLTKELCALVFGINTFLGTILKTIINLIFADRRGLALDVHSQFLVYFIYFSVLTVIYFVSAAVVIIRHCRNQGRAGRRSEPPELSNVAAEAEPLSSSNNAKT
- the slc19a1 gene encoding reduced folate transporter isoform X2, whose protein sequence is MVAEGTAEQETEMEQKVPAAQDVGGHENAALEMAVCTSEEPAAFKRLPEEAEGPRKWMCAIVFLCFYGFMASVKPGEPFITPYLLSTEKNFTKQQVTNEITPVLTYSYMAVLVPAFLLTDLLRYKPVLVVQGVSQVVIWLILFLGTSLIQMQFMEFFYGVTMACRVAYSSYIFSLVTPGLYQRVASYSRSSVLLGVFTSSVLGQLFISVGKITYTTLSAISLGFVSFGLVLSLCLPWPRRSLFFNQARKQEHREVAARVASKAELDQMNPKGGGLTAALTPCSASRWKDSIFVQMLMELRTVVYRPNLRLWSLWWVFNSTGYYLVLFYVHILWSNFSISTENKNVYNGGVEAASTLLSALAAFSAGFVKIRWNIWSELVIAVITALQAGLLLLMGITDNLWVCYVSYVLFRGFHQFLVPIATRSSLHRACKHCGTHTHNDGRARAHSDTNREEVTASD
- the slc19a1 gene encoding reduced folate transporter isoform X3, which produces MAVLVPAFLLTDLLRYKPVLVVQGVSQVVIWLILFLGTSLIQMQFMEFFYGVTMACRVAYSSYIFSLVTPGLYQRVASYSRSSVLLGVFTSSVLGQLFISVGKITYTTLSAISLGFVSFGLVLSLCLPWPRRSLFFNQARKQEHREVAARVASKAELDQMNPKGGGLTAALTPCSASRWKDSIFVQMLMELRTVVYRPNLRLWSLWWVFNSTGYYLVLFYVHILWSNFSISTENKNVYNGGVEAASTLLSALAAFSAGFVKIRWNIWSELVIAVITALQAGLLLLMGITDNLWVCYVSYVLFRGFHQFLVPIATFQIASSLTKELCALVFGINTFLGTILKTIINLIFADRRGLALDVHSQFLVYFIYFSVLTVIYFVSAAVVIIRHCRNQGRAGRRSEPPELSNVAAEAEPLSSSNNAKT